From the genome of Papilio machaon chromosome 9, ilPapMach1.1, whole genome shotgun sequence, one region includes:
- the LOC123721248 gene encoding uncharacterized protein LOC123721248, which yields MEAWGKSLILSSIDPDLENYVILIDTTFSMLEKLDKIFLANRDLQISELLNEFYTFTFNSEDILTAIGRIELLVNKLNSLNHKLSNVEITTKIISILPTEYKAFRLAWDATPSDNKTMENLVSRLYKEERLEKANTATTVFKANERECFICKSKEHIAKFCPKNNFAQQYNCACNCSKNKNFFCSFCKRPGHTADRCFKRNNRNSYNHKPNNVSIVAVLDSGATSHMFKDSSLLYNLKSLNTPIACADNMTINAEAIGSCITDTCTLEGVLH from the exons atggagGCATGGGGTAAGTCGTTAATTCTAAGCTCCATAGATCCAGACCTAGAGAATTATGTGATTTTAATAGATACGACATTTTCTATGTTGGAGAAACTGGATAAGATTTTTCTAGCAAACAGAGACCTGCAGATCAGTGAACTTCTTAATGAGTTTTacacttttacatttaattcggAGGATATATTGACGGCTATCGGGCGTATTGagcttttagtaaataaactgAACTCATTAAATCACAAATTATCGAATGTAGAAATAACaacgaaaattatttcaatattaccaACTGAATACAAAGCGTTTAGATTAGCGTGGGACGCAACTCCATCTGATAATAAAACTATGGAGAACCTTGTCTCTAGGCTTTATAAAGAAGAGAGGTTGGAAAAAGCAAATACAGCTACTACTGTATTCAAAGCAAATGAGAGGGAGTGCTTTATTTGTAAGTCTAAGGAGCACATTGCCAAGTTCTGTCCCAAAAATAATTTCGCACAGCAATATAACTGCGCTTGTAATTGctctaagaataaaaattttttttgctctTTCTGTAAGAGACCTGGTCATACTGCGGAtagatgttttaaaagaaataatagaaaCAGTTATAATCATAAACCAAATAATGTGAGTATAGTTGCTGTTTTAGATTCTGGTGCTACATCACATATGTTCAAAGACAGTTCActtttatacaatttgaaaTCTTTAAATACACCTATAGCTTGCGCTGATAATATGACGATTAATGCAGAAGCAATTGGTAGTTGTATTACTGACACCTGTACTTTAGAAGGAGTGTTACAT tag